A genomic window from Vigna radiata var. radiata cultivar VC1973A chromosome 2, Vradiata_ver6, whole genome shotgun sequence includes:
- the LOC106755937 gene encoding uncharacterized protein LOC106755937: MAANRWLKPEVYPLFAAVGVAVGICGMQLVRNITTNPEVRVTKSNRAAGVLENFEEGEKYSQHGLRKYVRGRTPQIMPSVNNFFSEPSN, from the exons ATGGCCGCCAACAGATGGTTGAAACCTGAG GTATACCCACTCTTCGCTGCAGTTGGTGTAGCTGTCGGGATCTGCGGTATGCAACTTGTGAGGAACATAACCACCAATCCTGAAGTCAG GGTGACCAAGAGCAACAGAGCTGCAGGAGTTCTCGAGAACTTTGAGGAGGGAGAGAAATATTCACAACATGGTCTGAGGAAGTATGTTCGTGGGAGGACCCCTCAGATCATGCCATCCGTCAACAA